One stretch of Vulpes lagopus strain Blue_001 chromosome 12, ASM1834538v1, whole genome shotgun sequence DNA includes these proteins:
- the LOC121473687 gene encoding cytochrome c oxidase assembly protein COX18, mitochondrial isoform X1 has translation MLCRLGAGRLRLPRLAAPTSAGGSECPQWARAVASASASASAGGAGGPGSWYEALAASAPVRAAEDVLLGVHSAAGLPWWACIGLTTVALRGAVTLPLAAHQHYILAKVENLQPEIKNIARHLNQEVAVRANQLRWSKRVARLTYLKNMRRLVSELYVRDNCHPFKATVLVWIQFPMWIFMSVALRNFSTGAAHSEAGFSVQEQLATGGILWFPDLTALDSTWILPISVGVINLLIVEIFALQKIGMSRFQTYITYFVRAVSVLMIPVAATVPSSIVLYWLCSSLMGLSQNLLLRSPRFRQLCRIPLTKSDSDSPYKDLFAAFYTKFISRK, from the exons ATGCTGTGCCGGCTGGGCGCTGGGCGGCTGCGGCTGCCGCGGCTCGCGGCGCCCACCTCGGCGGGCGGCAGTGAGTGTCCGCAGTGGGCGCGGGCGGTGGCGTCAGCGTCCGCGTCCGCGTCCGCAGGCGGCGCAGGCGGCCCCGGCAGCTGGTACGAGGCCCTGGCCGCGTCGGCGCCGGTGCGGGCCGCGGAGGACGTGCTGCTCGGCGTGCACAGCGCCGCGGGCCTGCCCTGGTGGGCCTGCATCGGGCTCACCACCGTGGCCCTCCGCGGCGCCGTCACGCTGCCCCTGGCCGCGCACCAGCACTACATCCTGGCCAAG GTGGAAAATTTACAgccagaaataaaaaacattgcaAGGCATCTTAACCAGGAAGTTGCGGTTCGTGCAAATCAGTTGAGGTGGTCCAAAAGGGTTGCCAG GCTCACTTATCTAAAGAATATGCGGAGGCTTGTTTCAGAGCTGTATGTTCGGGATAACTGCCACCCTTTCAAAGCCACTGTATTGGTCTGGATTCAGTTTCCAATGTGGATCTTCATGTCTGTTGCTCTCCGGAATTTTAGCACAGGGGCAGCACATTCAGAAG CAGGTTTTTCTGTTCAGGAACAGTTAGCAACTGGTGGAATCCTGTGGTTTCCTGACCTCACTGCACTGGATTCTACCTGGATTCTGCCTATTTCTGTTGGTGTCATCAATTTATTAATAGTGGAG ATTTTTGCCCTGCAAAAAATTGGAATGTCTCGTTTTCAGACATATATCACATACTTTGTTCGTGCAGTATCAGTGTTGATGATTCCAGTTGCTGCGACAGTACCTTCA tcGATTGTACTCTACTGGTTATGCTCCAGCCTCATGGGGCTTTCACAGAACTTGCTGCTGCGCTCTCCTAGATTTCGCCAGCTTTGCCGAATACCGTTGACCAAGTCAGATTCAGACTCTCCTTATAAGGACCTCTTTGCTGCCTTTTATACCAAGTTCATTTCAAGAAAATGA
- the LOC121473687 gene encoding cytochrome c oxidase assembly protein COX18, mitochondrial isoform X2, with protein MLCRLGAGRLRLPRLAAPTSAGGSECPQWARAVASASASASAGGAGGPGSWYEALAASAPVRAAEDVLLGVHSAAGLPWWACIGLTTVALRGAVTLPLAAHQHYILAKVENLQPEIKNIARHLNQEVAVRANQLRWSKRVARLTYLKNMRRLVSELYVRDNCHPFKATVLVWIQFPMWIFMSVALRNFSTGAAHSEGFSVQEQLATGGILWFPDLTALDSTWILPISVGVINLLIVEIFALQKIGMSRFQTYITYFVRAVSVLMIPVAATVPSSIVLYWLCSSLMGLSQNLLLRSPRFRQLCRIPLTKSDSDSPYKDLFAAFYTKFISRK; from the exons ATGCTGTGCCGGCTGGGCGCTGGGCGGCTGCGGCTGCCGCGGCTCGCGGCGCCCACCTCGGCGGGCGGCAGTGAGTGTCCGCAGTGGGCGCGGGCGGTGGCGTCAGCGTCCGCGTCCGCGTCCGCAGGCGGCGCAGGCGGCCCCGGCAGCTGGTACGAGGCCCTGGCCGCGTCGGCGCCGGTGCGGGCCGCGGAGGACGTGCTGCTCGGCGTGCACAGCGCCGCGGGCCTGCCCTGGTGGGCCTGCATCGGGCTCACCACCGTGGCCCTCCGCGGCGCCGTCACGCTGCCCCTGGCCGCGCACCAGCACTACATCCTGGCCAAG GTGGAAAATTTACAgccagaaataaaaaacattgcaAGGCATCTTAACCAGGAAGTTGCGGTTCGTGCAAATCAGTTGAGGTGGTCCAAAAGGGTTGCCAG GCTCACTTATCTAAAGAATATGCGGAGGCTTGTTTCAGAGCTGTATGTTCGGGATAACTGCCACCCTTTCAAAGCCACTGTATTGGTCTGGATTCAGTTTCCAATGTGGATCTTCATGTCTGTTGCTCTCCGGAATTTTAGCACAGGGGCAGCACATTCAGAAG GTTTTTCTGTTCAGGAACAGTTAGCAACTGGTGGAATCCTGTGGTTTCCTGACCTCACTGCACTGGATTCTACCTGGATTCTGCCTATTTCTGTTGGTGTCATCAATTTATTAATAGTGGAG ATTTTTGCCCTGCAAAAAATTGGAATGTCTCGTTTTCAGACATATATCACATACTTTGTTCGTGCAGTATCAGTGTTGATGATTCCAGTTGCTGCGACAGTACCTTCA tcGATTGTACTCTACTGGTTATGCTCCAGCCTCATGGGGCTTTCACAGAACTTGCTGCTGCGCTCTCCTAGATTTCGCCAGCTTTGCCGAATACCGTTGACCAAGTCAGATTCAGACTCTCCTTATAAGGACCTCTTTGCTGCCTTTTATACCAAGTTCATTTCAAGAAAATGA